A stretch of DNA from Anaerobacillus isosaccharinicus:
CTTGCCCATAAGTGCTTGCTAGCTATCGACCAAGGAACGACGCTTAAGGAACTCAGTAGTGATTTTAAATCTGATGAATATTATTTGAAATCAAAACAAGAAATAGAACAGCTATTTTTACAAATTCCAGAAGCAATCATAAATACTAAGCTGATAACAGAAAAGTGTAACGTTGAATTAAGCTTTGGTGAACAGGCCTTACCTAAGTACCCGCTAGAAAACGGTGCAAGTGCGAAGAGTTATCTAGAAAAGCTTTGCTATGAAGGGTTAAAAAAACGTTACATACATATAAATGAAGAACTTGAAAAGCGATTGTCTTACGAACTTAAAATTATTGACCAAATGCAATTTAATGATTACTTTTTAATCGTTTGGGACTTTATGAAATTTGCGCATGAAAAAGGAATGATTACGGGACCGGGAAGAGGCTCTGCAGCTGGATCAATCGTTGCATTTGTATTAAACATTACAAATGTAGATCCAATTAAATATGATTTGCTTTTTGAACGTTTCCTTAACCCTGAGCGTATTTCAATGCCTGATATTGATATTGATTTTCCAGACACCAGACGAGAAGAAGTTATCGACTATGTGTACCAAAAATATGGGAAAAATCATGTTGCGCAAATTATTACGTTCGGAACGTTAGCTGCAAAGGCGGCTCTAAGAGATATTGGAAAAGTGATTGGTATACCACTAAAACAAATTGACAGTCTCGCAAAACAAATTTCTTCAAGACCGAACTTAACGATTGACGATGCTATAAAAGAAACACCTTTTTTGCAGCATCAACTTGATGACAGTGATGAAATAAAAGAATGGTTTCACCTTGCTAAAAGAGTTGAAGGGATTCCTAGACATGCTTCAACACATGCTGCTGGCATCGTCATTAGTAAAGATCCGTTAACTGATAAAGTGCCATTACAAAAAGGTCATTATGATGTTTTATTGACGCAATATCCGATGAATATCTTAGAAGAGATTGGCTTATTAAAAATGGATTTCCTTGGTTTAAGGAATCTTTCGTTTTTAGAGGAAATCGTTACTCATATTTTTCAAATGGAAGAAAAACGAATTCAACTAGACCAGATCTCCTTTGAAGATGAACAAACTTTTCAGTTACTAGGAAACGGTGACACAACAGGCGTATTTCAACTTGAATCTCCAGGAATGAGGCGAGTCTTATCTAAATTGAAACCGACTGAATTCGAAGATATTGTTGCGGTTAATGCTTTGTACCGACCAGGACCAATGGAAAACATTCCGATTTATATTGCTGGGAAGCATAAACAGCGTCAAGTCACTTTTGTTCACGAAGATTTAAAACCAATCTTAGAGAAAACATATGGTGTTATTGTCTATCAAGAACAGATCATGCAGATTGCCTCTAAGTTAGCAGGATTTACGCTTGGGGAAGCTGATATATTAAGAAGAGCGGTTAGCAAAAAGAAGTTAGAAACCCTTGAGGAACAACGGGAGCGGTTTGTAGAAGGATGCATTTTAAACGGCTACGAAAAATCCGTTGGAACTGCTGTATATGATTTAATCGTTAGATTTGCAAATTATGGTTTTAATAGAAGTCATTCAGTGGCGTACAGTGTGATTTCTTACCAACTAGCATTTTTAAAAGCTAATTATCCATCAGCTTTTTTCACTGCATTACTGACGAGTGCGATTGGTCAACATGAAAGGATTAATCAATACATTCTTGATGCCAAAAAGAAAGGCATTGCTATAAATCCTCCTTCTATAAATAAGAGTAGTGCTGGCTTTACTATTGGTGGTCATAGGCAGATTGAATTTGGTCTTGCAGCGGTAAAGAATGTCGGGATTAGGGGGATCGAAGAAATAGTTATGGAAAGAACAACACGAGGGTTATTCAAAGACATTTTCGACTTCTGTGCACGGATTAGTTCAAAATTTATAAATAGAAGAACCCTAGAATCTTTAGTGGCTGCTGGTTGTTTCGATGAGTTTGGTCACCACCGTGCAAGTCTTTTAGCCACATTAGATTATGCTTTAGAATATGCCGAGCAAATAAAGAAACAAGCAGAAGATGGACAAACGATGCTTTTTCCTGAAGATATTAAAAAGCCAGAGTTTGTTCAAGTTCCTCCGTTTAAAGATGCGGAAAAGCTATATTTTGAGAAAGAAGTTCTAGGCTTTTATTTATCAAGTCATCCAATAGAAGAATTTCTTGAAATTATCAACTCTCATAAACGCTTATCTGTTGCAAAAGCACTTCTATCTTCTGAAGGGAATGTAACAAGGGTAGCGGGGCTAATTGAAGCTGTTCGAATCATTAAAACAAAAAAGGGAGAGCAAATGGCATTTATCAAGTTTAGCGATGAAAGTGGCGAACTTGAAGTGACAGTGTTCCCTAAACAATTTAGAGAAGCTTTTCCTCTTTTCAAAGTTGGACAACTAGTTTTTCTTGAGGGGAAAATAGAAGTTACGACAGATAGAACGCAATTAATTGTTTCAAAAGTAATTGATGTAAAATCAATGAAAAAGCACCAGGCAAAGAATAGTATATTATACTTGAAAATTGCTCATAATCACACTAACCCTACTCAACTAACGAAATTGAAGGAAACACTAAAGAAATATCCCGGCAATATAAAAGTTATTCTATACTACGAGGAAAAGAAGCAGTCCGTCCAGTTATCTGATGACTTCAATATTTCAGCGTCAAATCAATGTTTAGAGGTTCTTTTTGAAATGTTAGGTAGTTCGAATGTTGTTCTAAAGAGTTAATGGGTATGTACAGAAAAAAATCATCTGTTATAATAAAAGAGGGTAGAGGTGGTCTGACCACTTTTATACCTGGTTCTAAATCACTATTTAGGGGAGAGTGAAGTTTTATGGCAACACTAAGGGAAGAAGCATTACATATGCATCGAGTAAATAAAGGGAAATTAGAGACGGTTTCTAAAATTCCTGTAAGAAATGCTAAAGACTTAAGTTTGGCCTATTCACCAGGAGTAGCAGAGCCTTGTAAGGAAATTCATAATGATGTAAACAACGTTTATGAGTACACAATGAAAGGGAACATGGTAGCTGTTGTGTCTGATGGGACAGCAGTGTTAGGACTAGGAAATATCGGTCCAGAAGCATCCCTCCCAGTAATGGAAGGAAAGGCCCTTTTGTTTAAGTCCTTTGCAGGCGTTGACGCTTTTCCGATTTGTTTAGCAACAACAGATGTTGAAAAAATTATCGAAACAGTGAAACTCCTTGAGCCTACTTTTGGTGGAATAAACCTTGAAGATATTGCTGCTCCCAATTGCTTTGTAATTGAAGAGCGTTTAAAAAAGGAATGCAACATTCCAGTTTTTCATGATGATCAACACGGCACAGCTATTGTTACCGCTGCTGGATTAATAAATGCTTTAAAGCTTACAGGAAAGTCAATTTCTGAAGTGAAAGTTGTAGCAAACGGTGCTGGCGCTGCTGGAATTGCTTGTGTGAAATTAATGCAACGTATGGGTGTAAAAGACGTTATCCTTTGCGATACAAAAGGTGCAATATATGAAGGTCGTGCAGTAGGTATGAATCCGATTAAGGATGAAATTGCAAAAGTTACAAATCGCGATAAAATTCAAGGTTCTTTAGAAGAAGTAATTAAAGGAACTGATGTATTCGTAGGTGTTTCTGTAGAAGGTGCCCTTACAAAAGAAATGGTTCAAAGTATGAATCCAGATCCAATTATTTTTCCAATGGCAAATCCAGTACCAGAAATTATGCCTGAAGATGCGAAGGCCGCAGGTGCAAGTGTAATTGGAACAGGACGTTCTGACTTCCCGAACCAAATCAACAATGTCCTTGCTTTTCCAGGAATTTTCCGTGGTGCGCTAGACGTTCATGCGACAAATATTAATGAAGAAATGAAGATCGCTGCTGTTCACGCAATTGCAAGCCTTGTTTCCGACGAAGAACTTCATGCTGACTATGTAATCCCAGCTCCATTTGATCCGCGTGTTGCTCCAGCTGTTGCAAAAGCCGTGGCAATCGCAGCTATGGAAACTGGAGTAGCGAGAAGAAAAGTAAATCCAGATGATGTAGAAGCTAAAACAATCAAGCTTGCGACGATTGAATAAAGTGATTAGTTTAGAGTGTAGAATGAGAATGTAGAGTGTAGAGTGGTTGGGAACTTTGCTTCGAAGCTCTTCAAGCAATAACTCTAAAATTTTGACTATATACTCTAAACTGAAAAGAAGAGTTCGGAGCCTGGAGTCCCTAAAACCTGATATAAGAATTTTATCTTGAAACTCTAATCTCTGAACTCTATTTATTAAAAAATGAAAAGGGTGGTGATAATTAATGTCATCACAACAAGAGAAGATATATATTGAAATTATTCGTGAATTAAACCATATTATTCAAGAGGATGAGTTAAAAACAGGGGACAAGCTTCCTTCTGAAAGAGAGTTATCTGAACGCTTAAATGTCGGTAGATCTTCTGTAAGAGAAGCTCTTAGATCCCTTGAATTACTAGATTTAATTGAAACTCGTCGTGGCGAAGGGACTTTTATTAAAAGTATTGGTGGGCATCGTCTAGTAGAAGTACTAGCGAGTTTTTTTTTACGGGAGAAAAAAGCAAGAAATGACTTAGCAGAAACGAGAAAAATTGTAGAAATAGAAGGGTTACGACTTGCATGTGAAAGAATTGATGAAGCTCAATTGCAGAATCTAGAAAAACTTATCGAACAATCGAAAAAAAGCTGGGATAATGGAGACTTTCCAGTTGAGGAAGACTATCTATTTCATAAAACAATTGTAGAAGCTTGTCATAATAGCTTGCTTCTTCACATTTGGATTTCACTTGTGGAGTATAGCAAGGTCGCTTTACGGGAATCCTTGTCTAGGGAAGGTAGACCTGAACAATCCATCAAAGAGCATATCCAAATTTATACCGCACTAAAAAGTAGAAACGAAGAAGAGGCCATTAAGGCATTACGAAACCATCTCGAAAACAGTCGTTTCTAAAAGTAATTTGCTGATATTCGTAGGATTGTTTACCTTGATACTCTTAAATTTTATATGATATGATTTATGAAAATTTTAAAATTGATCTTGTCCACAAGAGAGGTGTAACGTAACTGTGTTAAGAGATTTATTTTCAAAGAAAAAGAAGTATGCTACGATTCCTTCCGATCAAGTGAAAATGGATATACCAGAAGGTTTAATGACAAAATGTCCAAAGTGTAAAACGATTATGTATACGAAGGAATTGAAGAAAAATCTATATGTATGTGCTTCTTGTGGTTATCATCACCGGATGGCGGCTCATGAAAGAATTGATAGCTTAATTGATGAAGGTACTTTTGTTGAATTTAATCAAGACATGATATCAAAAGATCCATTGTCTTTTCCTACTTACCCAGAAAAAACCAATGCAGATCGAAAAAAAACTGGCTTAAACGAGGCGATTGTCACTGGACAAGGTAAAATGTCTAATATGAATGTTGTCATCGCAGTTATGGACGCACGTTTTAGAATGGGAAGTATGGGTTCAGTTGTGGGGGAAAAAATCACAAGGGCTATTGAAAAGGCAATTGAATTGAACGCACCTTTTATTCTTTTCTCTGCTTCTGGAGGCGCTAGAATGCAAGAGGGAGTTCTTAGCCTTATGCAAATGGCAAAAACAAGTGCGGCCTTAAAAAAGCTTGACAGCGCAGGTGGATTATTTATTTCAATTATGACACACCCTACAACTGGTGGAGTGTCTGCTAGCTTTGCGTCACTTGGAGATTATAATTTTGCTGAACCGGGAGCATTAATAGGTTTTGCAGGAAGACGAATTATTGAACAAACAATTCGTCAAGAATTGCCTGAAGACTTCCAAACTGCTGAGTTTTTATTAAAGCATGGTCAGTTGGACAAAGTTGTTTCGCGTTTAGAGATGAAGCAAACATTAACAACGATTATAGATATTCATAGTGAGAAATTTTCATAAAAGGAGGTGTAGAAAAACATGGCTAATGAATTACCTTTTGAAAAACCAGTAACCGAACTAAAGACGAAAATTGAAGAATTAAAGAAATTTACCGTGGATAAAGGAATTGATTTAACTGGTGAAATTTTAAAGCTAGAAGAGCGTTTAGAACAGCTTGAAAACGATATTTACGGAAATATGAAGCCTTGGGATCGAGTGCAAATTGCTCGTCATAGTGAACGACCAACTACATTGGACTATATATCTTATATGTTTACAGATTTTATTGAATTACACGGGGATCGTTACTATGGTGATGATGAAGCAATCGTTGCTGGTATTGCCAAGTTCCATGGTAAAGCTGTAACGGTTATCGGTCATCAACGTGGAAAAGATACGAAAGAAAATTTACGTCGTAATTTTGGTATGCCTCATCCAGAAGGGTATCGAAAGGCGCTTAGATTGATGAAACAAGCGGAAAAGTTTAAAAGACCGATTATTTGCTTTATCGATACAAAAGGCGCATATCCTGGAATAGCTGCAGAAGAGCGTGGGCAAAGTGAAGCTATTGCGAGGAACCTATTAGAAATGGCTGGGCTCACAGTTCCGATTATTTGTATTGTTATCGGTGAAGGTGGTAGTGGCGGAGCTCTAGCATTAGGTGTGGGAAACCATGTTCATATGCTAGAAAACTCTACATACTCTGTAATCTCACCAGAAGGAGCAGCTGCTCTTTTATGGAAAGATTCTAGTCTAGCACAAAGAGCTGCTGAAACGATGCGAATAACAGCTCCAGATTTAAAGGACCTTGATGTTATCGATGATATCATTCCTGAAGTGAGAGGTGGAGCTCACCGAAACGTTAAACAACAAGCTGCTGAAATAGAAAAAACGATTGAAAAATCACTAGCAGAGTTAACGAAACTTTCAGAAACAGAGCTAGTTGAGCATCGTTACGAAAAATTTAATAATATTGGTGAGTACGACATTGTAAACGATGTCATTAGCATCAAATAAGGAATTGCTTTCTCTATCTTTAGAGAAGGCTTTTTGTTTGGAGGTTATAGTCTATTGTCATTATGGTTTAGAAGTGTTATTTTTAACACGTAAAGAAAATACTAGTATTGAAAATAGCAATATAATGAATGGTTTATGTGCTTTAGTACAATAATTAATACTAGATAATTTTTTTAAAATTATGGTGAGGTGAATTTTGCATGAAGCGTATTGGAGTTTTAACAAGTGGTGGGGATTCTCCAGGAATGAATGCAGCAATTCGAGCAGTCGTTCGAAAAGCAATCTTTCATAAATTGGAGGTATATGGGGTTTATTACGGGTATGCCGGTCTTATCTCTGGTCATATTGAAAAGTTAGAAATTGGCTCTGTAGGTGATATTATTCATCGTGGTGGTACAATGCTATACACTGCCCGTTGTGAAGAGTTTAAAACGTTGGAAGGTCAGTTGAAAGCAATTGAACAACTGAAAAAATTAGGAATTGAGGCATTGGTCGTTATTGGAGGAGATGGTTCTTTCCAAGGTGCGAAAAAACTAACTGAACATGGCTTCCCTTGTATTGGTGTTCCTGGAACAATTGACAATGATATTCCTGGTACAGATTTTACAATCGGGTTTGATACAGCTTTAAATACAATTATCCAAGCAATTGACAAAATTCGTGATACGGCAACATCTCATGAACGTACATATGTTATTGAAGTTATGGGCCGAAATGCAGGTGACCTTGCTCTTTGGTCAGGCCTTGCTGATGGTGCTGAAACAATCCTTATCCCAGAAGAAAACTATGAAATGAGCGATGTAATTGCCCGTTTACAGCGAGGACATGCCCGTGGAAAAAAACATAGTATTATTGTAGTAGCAGAAGGTGTAGGAAGTGGTATGGATATTGGTAAACAAATTCAAGAACAAACTAGCTTTGAAACTAGAGTGACTGTATTAGGTCACATCCAACGTGGTGGATCCCCAACTGCTTCAGATCGAGTTTTAGCAAGTAGACTTGGTTCAAAGGCAGTGGAATTACTATTAGATGGCCAAGCAGGTAAAATGGTCGGCATCCAAGGTAATATTCTTGTATCTCATGATATCGATGAAGCGTTAGCGAAAAAACATCTTATTGATCAAGATATGTATCAATTATCAAAAGAATTATCGATTTAATTAATTATGCTTAGATTATGACATACTTTTTAAGGATTGGCAACACTATTAGTATAACTGATTTAATAAATAAGAATGTATTTTATGGTATTTAAGAAAGTAGGAGGTTTTTCAAAATGAGAAAAACAAAAATAGTATGTACAATTGGGCCTGCTAGTGAAAGCCTAGAGAAATTATCCCAGCTTATTGATGCAGGAATGAACGTTGCTCGCTTAAATTTCTCTCATGGTGATTATGAAGAGCATGGAGCTAGAATAAAAACAATTCGTGAGGCTGCTTCTAAAGCTGGGAAACACGTAGCCATTTTACTTGATACAAAGGGCCCAGAAATTCGGACAAATAACTTTGAAAATGGTGTAGCGGAATTAGTAGCCGGTAATGAAGTAGTTATCTCAATGGAAGAAGTACTAGGGACAGCTGAAAGATTTTCGGTTTCATATTCAGGACTTGTTGATGATGTAGAGGTTGGTTCGAAAATTTTATTAGATGATGGCTTAATCGAATTAGAAGTAATTGAAATTGGTTCTAACGAATTAAAAACAAAGATCTTAAATAGTGGGACAATTAAAAATAAAAAAGGTGTAAATGTACCAAATGTTAGTGTAAATCTTCCTGGAATTACTGAAAAAGATGCAAATGACATTCGTTTTGGAATTGAGCAAGGTGTTGATTTTATTGCAGCTTCATTCGTAAGAAGAGCGTCGGATGTCTTAGAAATTCGTGAGTTACTAGAAACTAATGGCGCAGTAGACATTCATATTATCCCGAAGATTGAAAACCAAGAAGGTGTCGATAATATTGATGAAATTCTTGAGGTTTCAGATGGATTAATGGTAGCTCGTGGTGACCTTGGTGTTGAAATTCCAGCTGAAGAAGTTCCTTTGGTTCAAAAAAGCTTAATAAAAAAATGTAACACTTTAGGTAAACCAGTAATTACAGCTACTCAAATGCTTGATTCAATGCAACGTAATCCTCGTCCAACCCGTGCAGAAGCTAGTGATGTAGCGAATGCAATTTTTGATGGAACTGATGCAATTATGCTTTCTGGGGAGACGGCAGCAGGTGATTATCCTGTTGAATCTGTACAAACTATGAATAAAATTGCGGTTCGTGCAGAATCAGCTTTAAAATATGAAGAGTTACTTAAAAGAAAAGGAAGAGAAAGTCAAAGAA
This window harbors:
- a CDS encoding NAD(P)-dependent malic enzyme; its protein translation is MATLREEALHMHRVNKGKLETVSKIPVRNAKDLSLAYSPGVAEPCKEIHNDVNNVYEYTMKGNMVAVVSDGTAVLGLGNIGPEASLPVMEGKALLFKSFAGVDAFPICLATTDVEKIIETVKLLEPTFGGINLEDIAAPNCFVIEERLKKECNIPVFHDDQHGTAIVTAAGLINALKLTGKSISEVKVVANGAGAAGIACVKLMQRMGVKDVILCDTKGAIYEGRAVGMNPIKDEIAKVTNRDKIQGSLEEVIKGTDVFVGVSVEGALTKEMVQSMNPDPIIFPMANPVPEIMPEDAKAAGASVIGTGRSDFPNQINNVLAFPGIFRGALDVHATNINEEMKIAAVHAIASLVSDEELHADYVIPAPFDPRVAPAVAKAVAIAAMETGVARRKVNPDDVEAKTIKLATIE
- the accD gene encoding acetyl-CoA carboxylase, carboxyltransferase subunit beta — translated: MLRDLFSKKKKYATIPSDQVKMDIPEGLMTKCPKCKTIMYTKELKKNLYVCASCGYHHRMAAHERIDSLIDEGTFVEFNQDMISKDPLSFPTYPEKTNADRKKTGLNEAIVTGQGKMSNMNVVIAVMDARFRMGSMGSVVGEKITRAIEKAIELNAPFILFSASGGARMQEGVLSLMQMAKTSAALKKLDSAGGLFISIMTHPTTGGVSASFASLGDYNFAEPGALIGFAGRRIIEQTIRQELPEDFQTAEFLLKHGQLDKVVSRLEMKQTLTTIIDIHSEKFS
- the accA gene encoding acetyl-CoA carboxylase carboxyl transferase subunit alpha, which codes for MANELPFEKPVTELKTKIEELKKFTVDKGIDLTGEILKLEERLEQLENDIYGNMKPWDRVQIARHSERPTTLDYISYMFTDFIELHGDRYYGDDEAIVAGIAKFHGKAVTVIGHQRGKDTKENLRRNFGMPHPEGYRKALRLMKQAEKFKRPIICFIDTKGAYPGIAAEERGQSEAIARNLLEMAGLTVPIICIVIGEGGSGGALALGVGNHVHMLENSTYSVISPEGAAALLWKDSSLAQRAAETMRITAPDLKDLDVIDDIIPEVRGGAHRNVKQQAAEIEKTIEKSLAELTKLSETELVEHRYEKFNNIGEYDIVNDVISIK
- a CDS encoding FadR/GntR family transcriptional regulator gives rise to the protein MSSQQEKIYIEIIRELNHIIQEDELKTGDKLPSERELSERLNVGRSSVREALRSLELLDLIETRRGEGTFIKSIGGHRLVEVLASFFLREKKARNDLAETRKIVEIEGLRLACERIDEAQLQNLEKLIEQSKKSWDNGDFPVEEDYLFHKTIVEACHNSLLLHIWISLVEYSKVALRESLSREGRPEQSIKEHIQIYTALKSRNEEEAIKALRNHLENSRF
- a CDS encoding DNA polymerase III subunit alpha; this translates as MDFVHLHINTEFSLLKSAAKIEDLVKQAKELQFSALAITDQNVMYGVIPFYKACKQIGIKPIIGIELSVASEEVNESRLILLAKTRKGYQNLLKLSSIAQVVGTNNLKQVEKKHLFSYCTDLVAICSPYKGEVQLLLAGGMEDIAHRKIQEYQNYFGADFYIGIHDHYLASEKQLNLQLVQLSKKGLINLVASNQVMYVHKEDALAHKCLLAIDQGTTLKELSSDFKSDEYYLKSKQEIEQLFLQIPEAIINTKLITEKCNVELSFGEQALPKYPLENGASAKSYLEKLCYEGLKKRYIHINEELEKRLSYELKIIDQMQFNDYFLIVWDFMKFAHEKGMITGPGRGSAAGSIVAFVLNITNVDPIKYDLLFERFLNPERISMPDIDIDFPDTRREEVIDYVYQKYGKNHVAQIITFGTLAAKAALRDIGKVIGIPLKQIDSLAKQISSRPNLTIDDAIKETPFLQHQLDDSDEIKEWFHLAKRVEGIPRHASTHAAGIVISKDPLTDKVPLQKGHYDVLLTQYPMNILEEIGLLKMDFLGLRNLSFLEEIVTHIFQMEEKRIQLDQISFEDEQTFQLLGNGDTTGVFQLESPGMRRVLSKLKPTEFEDIVAVNALYRPGPMENIPIYIAGKHKQRQVTFVHEDLKPILEKTYGVIVYQEQIMQIASKLAGFTLGEADILRRAVSKKKLETLEEQRERFVEGCILNGYEKSVGTAVYDLIVRFANYGFNRSHSVAYSVISYQLAFLKANYPSAFFTALLTSAIGQHERINQYILDAKKKGIAINPPSINKSSAGFTIGGHRQIEFGLAAVKNVGIRGIEEIVMERTTRGLFKDIFDFCARISSKFINRRTLESLVAAGCFDEFGHHRASLLATLDYALEYAEQIKKQAEDGQTMLFPEDIKKPEFVQVPPFKDAEKLYFEKEVLGFYLSSHPIEEFLEIINSHKRLSVAKALLSSEGNVTRVAGLIEAVRIIKTKKGEQMAFIKFSDESGELEVTVFPKQFREAFPLFKVGQLVFLEGKIEVTTDRTQLIVSKVIDVKSMKKHQAKNSILYLKIAHNHTNPTQLTKLKETLKKYPGNIKVILYYEEKKQSVQLSDDFNISASNQCLEVLFEMLGSSNVVLKS
- the pfkA gene encoding 6-phosphofructokinase; amino-acid sequence: MKRIGVLTSGGDSPGMNAAIRAVVRKAIFHKLEVYGVYYGYAGLISGHIEKLEIGSVGDIIHRGGTMLYTARCEEFKTLEGQLKAIEQLKKLGIEALVVIGGDGSFQGAKKLTEHGFPCIGVPGTIDNDIPGTDFTIGFDTALNTIIQAIDKIRDTATSHERTYVIEVMGRNAGDLALWSGLADGAETILIPEENYEMSDVIARLQRGHARGKKHSIIVVAEGVGSGMDIGKQIQEQTSFETRVTVLGHIQRGGSPTASDRVLASRLGSKAVELLLDGQAGKMVGIQGNILVSHDIDEALAKKHLIDQDMYQLSKELSI
- the pyk gene encoding pyruvate kinase, with translation MRKTKIVCTIGPASESLEKLSQLIDAGMNVARLNFSHGDYEEHGARIKTIREAASKAGKHVAILLDTKGPEIRTNNFENGVAELVAGNEVVISMEEVLGTAERFSVSYSGLVDDVEVGSKILLDDGLIELEVIEIGSNELKTKILNSGTIKNKKGVNVPNVSVNLPGITEKDANDIRFGIEQGVDFIAASFVRRASDVLEIRELLETNGAVDIHIIPKIENQEGVDNIDEILEVSDGLMVARGDLGVEIPAEEVPLVQKSLIKKCNTLGKPVITATQMLDSMQRNPRPTRAEASDVANAIFDGTDAIMLSGETAAGDYPVESVQTMNKIAVRAESALKYEELLKRKGRESQRTITDAISQSVAHTALNLEAAAVVTATESGHTARMISKYRPKSPIVAVTHSEGVCRKLQLVWGVHPQLGTKATSTDEMLEIAVQEAVKTEFIDHGDLIVITAGVPVGETGTTNLMKVHVIGEVVAKGQGIGRKTATGKVVVAKTASDALAKMVEGAILVTVGTDKDMMEAFEKASAVITEEGGLTSHAAVVGLNLGIPVIVGLNHATDQFEDGDEITVDATRGYIYQGHASIL